The following DNA comes from Cuculus canorus isolate bCucCan1 chromosome 7, bCucCan1.pri, whole genome shotgun sequence.
GACTGGCTGGAGGCACTTAATGGTGCTGTGTGTTgatccttcttttatttttggcGCTTGGAATTTGTTAATGCTCCTATTTAGTAAGTATTATTTCTGTGGCTATTTTTCGTTACTAGATCTGATCTGCTTAAGCACTGTCTCTCTCCTATTCAGTGGAGTATATACtaaccatttaaaaataccttcGTTATTTTGGTTATGGTAGGCAGGAGTTCATCCTTTTTATAgttcaaaatattctgaaattttcTGATGCATAACTCTTTCTGCCGGTGTCCAGAAACCCTTTTTCATTCCATTCCTGCATGCCAAAAGATATTAGGCTGCATCAACCAAGTGTTTCGTGtacaaaccaaagcaaatatAAGCTGCAGGGAGTGTATGGACAGGTAGAGTTACTCATTTTCACTCTCCCTCCACTCCTGTTTGTTTATTCCTGCGTTGTATGTGGTGTTGCGTCCAAAGTGTGAACTCTCTGAGATGGCGAGTGgattgcttttgcatttttgaCTCTGGTTAATACTCTGAGGCTCTGATTAACAATTACAGTCCCCAAGAATTATCTCATAACACAGatgaattatttctgtattcttgGGGTTTAATCTGTGGAATAATTACTGGTGGCCCTTTGGAGCCGAGTATCCGTCACAATGTTGTGTCTCAGTAGGGTGCAGAGATGACTGAGCTACTCATCTTGGGAAACGAATGCAAGTAACTCTAACTGCTAATGATTATTAAAGCATTCAGATACATCCAGTCATTTTTATGAGAAATATATGACTGTCTAttacttttcatagaatcatagaatagtttgggtgggaagggaccttaaagatcatccagttccaacccccctgccgtgggcagggactgTTCCTGCTGTCTGTTGTCATGCTCTaatgattttccttctttcacatATTTCCaagcattctttaaaatatttctctgcgCCTTTGAGTTTTCAGTGTTAAAGCTGCAGTAAACAACCATTGTGCCTTCATCAGGGCTAACACCTCCTCTGACGCTGATAGAAAGTGAAATTTCACTGAATAACACAGAACACATTGAACGTGGAGCTTCAGTTCCGAGGCCGTAGGGCTTCGTGGTGCAGTCTGTGCCCGGTTCACAGCCGCTGGGGTTGCCCAGTGTTAATGTTGGCAGGGCTGTCCTCTTTCAAGCCAGCGAGAGAGATGGGAGCCCCCCTCCTTGCTGAGCTCCCCAGGACTTGGGGGAGATCACTCCACCCTCACTATTCCTCACAAAAGGAAAGCTTCATTTTTACAGTGCTAATGTCGGGGAAGCATCTGagcaaatgcttcttttttttccccccacagagTAGGGATGATCTGAGGCTGTTTCGGCACTGCTGTtggctgctgcagaaggaaggaaCCTGCAGCTTCTGTAGTTGGTTCGATAACAGATAAAgacccagctgcagcaggagattactggcagagaggggcagaagTTCCTCTGAGAGATTTTCTTGCTCATCCCTCTCTCCACATTCCTTGCACAGCACTAAACTTTCCTCTCACCAAAACTTTATTTCCTGGACTACCGCTGGAAAGCAGAAGCATGGAGAGCTTGTTCGCATTTCTGTTGGAGATGGCAAATTCCTCCTTTTAAGGCTGAATATCATTGGCAGATTAGGAACTCCGGtattatataatattatttttgctagcgagagataaaaaaaaatggatgcatTCAAAGCACCTGAAAATGAGTCTCTGCTGTCCAACTCCTCTGGTCCTACCAGGTGGGATCCCTTCCGTCGTCCCTTGGATTCCATCCAGCCCTGGAACTTCAGGCTTCTGGCAGCAGTAATGTTGGTGGTGACATCTTTGTCGCTTGCGGAGAACCTGGCTGTAATCCTGGTAACTTTTAAGTTCAAGCAGTTGAGACAACCTGTCAATTACGTTATAGTAAATTTGTCTGTGGCTGATTTCCTGGTCTCACTGATTGGTGGCATCATCAGCTTTTTAACCAACCTAAAAGGTTATTTTTATATGGGATACTGGGCTTGTGTACTGGAAGGATTTGCCGTCACATTTTTCGGTAAGCCTGATTTTCTTTGTAGTTGTATGTTCTTTTCCTTCAACTTTCCTCAATGTATTCCACGAGCTATGCTGCAGCTTCTCCAGTCACTGACTTTGCATGCCTCTGAACTCACTGACTCTTTCCACAGTTCCGTATATTCTCTTGTGGATCTCACCTGTGGGTGACTAACTTCTATCACTGTCTCTGTCATATATCAGTGCTTACTGTATGTATATTATATTAAacattaaatatgtttaatataATGAGAAAAAGCTTGATAATAACAGCattggagggtttttttggtaaaacAATGTCAGATAAATTTTCGCTATGTGTAACTATTTTCAAGGTTTGTATTTAAGTGTGTGCATCTGTGCAtaaataagagagaaaacaaagagtgaAAGGTTGCTCTTAAACTGTGGAAAACATCAGGGCACAGAAACATGTGATGTTAGCTCTGCTCCGGTGGTTTTAAGGACCTATGACATCCCTGTAACAGTCGCCCCTCTCACCTACAGCTTTTTGTGATTCTTTTTCTCGACTTTGTTTTGCTAACTACACAAAAAGTGTTAGAAGTACTCTAAAAGGGAAAATCCTCACCACTGAGTTCCCTGTGGAAATACATCTCTGCAGAATAAATGGGAAATTTGCTTAAGACGGGACATGTCCTTACTTGAGATAGACATGCACTTCTGCCTCTGTGTTGCTCTTTCTGAAGCTGCAGGGTTAAAACAGCTTCCTAACACTGTCACTGCTCTAAATCCAACGCAGTGCTCATCCTCAGCCTGAAGAGGAGTCCCACAGTTGCTCTCAGCCTGGTTAAACTACAGGGAATAAATGTTGGTGAGGGACAGATCTACTAAATCAGTTTGTGGCATGTAAACCACGTCCCGTGGAGAAATGTCAGGCTATTTCAAGATTTTAGTGGCCAGCCAGGTGATATGTACCTACTAAACTGATGAATTGATGCTGTGGGTTTTATGACAATCTGAAATATGACATTTCTTGCAAAGATACCATTTTAAAGTTATATCTTAACTTGTTGATTTGGAAGCTACAGGTAATTTGCAGCTTTTCTGAGTagaaccaaattaaaaaaaaagaagaataactGCTTGGTTTTGTAGTCATACTGAGACTCACAAACTAGACAAATGTGAAAATCTTGTGCTCATAATAAATATTAGAATGATGCAGATAAATTGCACATCCTTTCACAGCTGGGGTTGATGGAAAAGGCGCCTGATGTGGTGGTTGGTcaaatactggaacaggttgcctggagtGATGTGGAATCTCCATCtgtggagatattcaaaacccagcTGGACGTGGTCCTGGAAAACCCGCTGTATGGACCGTGCTTGAGTGGGTGTGGGGTGTGTTGAACTAGGTGGCCTCCACAGATACCTttcaacctaaacaattctgtgattctctgatgtGGGATGCTGTTTGATGATTTTCAGTGGTCTCCCCGGGTTTTGATGCTGACTGTGTTCTCTTACTGTAGGCATTGTTGCTCTCTGGTCTCTTGCTCTGTTGGCTTTTGAGAGGTACATTGTGATCTGCCGTCCACTGGGAAATATGCACTTGAGGGGGAAGCATGCAGCCCTAGGTATTGTCTTTGTGTGGACTTTTTCCTTCGTTTGGACCATTCCACCAACGATGGGTTGGAGCAGTTATACCACCAGTAAGATTGGAACTACTTGTGAGCCTAACTGGTAAGGCCACTCGTGGGGAACATGgtaaagaaatgaaactttGCAGCTCAAGATGTCTCAGGAGCAGGAATTTCAAGGAAAGGTTTAAAGATTATATGTGTCTCTGCCAGCAGAGATGTAAAGAAAGTTGTAACAAAACTGAGCAAAATTTGCCAAGGACAGAATTAATGTAAGGAACTTCCATctctaataaaaataactgcactataatttgtgctttttgttgggattcaaagagaagagacagatttttcagaagacttggacaaagccctgagcaacctggtctgcCCCCACAGTTGACTTCATTTAGAGCAGGAAGTTGGACTACACGTTCCTTCCCACCTGAACTGTCCCACTGTGCCTACGATACCTATGATGCTACAGGCATGAAATCCTGTGCTAGATCAtagtagaatagtttgggtgggaagggacctcaaagatcatccagttccaacccccctgccatgggcagggacacctcccactggctcaggctgcccaaggcccatccaacctggcctggaacacctccagggatggggcagccacagcttccctgggcaacctgggccaacttcttcaccactctcatggtgaagaaattcctccttgtgtccagtctaaatctgcccctctccagtttatgcccattgcccctcatcctatcactttgtaaacagtccctcccagctttctggTAGACCATGGCCAGGGAGATGGCCTGGGGCTCCATCTGCTGATAGGACTAAAGTTCTATAGGGGCactttgaataaaaatgtgGACAAAAATACCAGTGACAACTTTGAAGAGCAAAATTAATACTTCCAGAAAATAATAGGAAGACgatgtattttgtgttttacgCAGGTACTCGGGAGCTTATCGTGACCATACGTACATTATTGCATTCTTCATCACCTGTTTTGTAGTGCCTTTATTGGTGATTTTGGTATCCTATGGAAAACTGATGCGGAAGCTAAGAAAGGTAAGAAGAAGCACTTACGAGCAGACTTTTACGAAGTGTATGCATACAAACATttggcatttttctgtttgattttctaTTAAGATCAGACATGAGCAGATCAAATTTCCAGGCACCAAATGCACTCGATTATCATCCCTTGTCATATAACTACCCTTACACACAGAAATTCATGCTACggctagaaattatttttcagtgtgcaATTTGCCAAAACATCATACAAGTGAAAGAATGTCTGCCTCGTAAATAAACTGAACGACCCAGTATTGGTTTATTTGCAGTTATACTTCAATTCAGTGATGTTTCTTAGGACTCAAATGaggtaaataaaaatttatcttAAAATGACTGCATTTGTAAATTTTGAGAGAGCTGGCTCTATAACACTTAGATGCAGAATAAGATGTAACATTTGTAAACCGTATGAtgcttttcagtaaataaaatattagattGTCAAGGAGCATTTAAACTCGAGAAATgtttttgaattttatttaatggtTGTGTTGACGTGATCCGAGAGacaatttccatttaaaaaaaaaaaagtgaaaaggaagataatagaataggaaaactttttttgcaCAATATTTTGGAACAATATTGTTATTTCTCTTTATGGCAAAGATGCCTTATCTTATTGCTTCAGGAATAAATGTGGTACATTCCTTCAATTTACAATTGTTTTTGAAGTGTTTGGGACAGTCATATGCTTGTAGTTATTCTGAGTGTCATTTTCTCtagcaaaaaacaaaacagaaggaaaaggcaaaataatactttattttctcattagaAAGCACAGATTGGACCATGTGACATCATGATTCCTCTAAATGGATTCTTCTTGATTTCCTCCAGGGTaaagaaaggggagggaaagtgAATTGACGGGGAGAGGTTGATTTCAGTGTGACACTGTGGTGTCATTTCACTAGGctttctcactcctctctccatTATCCAGAAAGGATAGCAGTAATATTAAAAGATATAACACTTCTCAGTATGTTGTGTGTTTCACACTCCTCTTGCGGCTCTGTGACGTGGCAGGAGGCACAGTCATGAAACGCCAGGGCACCTGTGGGGTGCCTCATCACAAATGATTTACCATGAATACTTtcctcaccatgagagcggtgaggcactgtcccaggctgcccagggaagtcgtggctgccccatccctggaggtgttccaggccaggttggatgggccttgagcagcctgagccagtgggaggtgtccctgcccatggcaggggggtggaactggatgatctttaaggtcccttccaacccaaactaaacTACGGTTGTGTCCCTCAGCAGGAACACTGATACCCTGTAGTCCACTAACAACATCCTTATGTGCCGTCATACTGAAGAAGAGTAGGTCTTCTTGTACGGTAGATTATCCGCCTGCTCACTAAATTTCAGTGATTAGAGGccttgttgtttgtttcttttcctggaaacttctgtcttttctttacAGGTGTCAGATACGCAAGGCAGGCTGGGATCTACCAGGAAACCTGAAAGACAAGTGACTAGAATGGTTGTGGTTATGATTATTGCTTTTCTAATCTGCTGGACACCATACGCCGCCTTTTCCATCTTGGTCACTGCACACCCCTCCATTGAGCTGGATCCTCGTCTGGCAGCAATTCCAGCCTTCTTTTCCAAAACAGCTACTGTTTATAATCCAATTATTTACGTCTTTATGAACAAACAGGTACTGTATGCTCTCAAGGTTCTTTAACATTCatagtttattttcatagaatcatagaatcaccaggttggaaaggacccactggatcatcgagtgcaaccattcctaacactcccttaaactatatccctaagcacttcatccacccgttccttaaacacctccaaggaaggtgactcgaccccctccctgggcagctgttccagtgcccgatgactctttctgtgaagaatttttttctgatatccaacctgaccctcccctggtgcagcttcaggccattcccccttgtcctgtcctctgtcacttgggagaagagctcagctccctcctctccacaacctcctttcaggtagttgtagagagtaataaggtctcccctcagcctcctcttctccaggctttctATTATTACTTCAACCTGCAGACATGTTAGTTAACCAGAATGACAATAACACACAgttagaactgaaaaaaagaaaaaaaatcactgtatgTCTACCTGTTGGAAGATAGCATAAGCTTCGGTGCTTATCAAAATATAAAGATTAATAATGTTAGGTTTAGATATTATAAAGGAAGAGCAGACTTTAGTGAACATCAGTTAGTTTTCTGTatgaaaatcctgttttcaaCATTGTCCCTGTACACTTTTATAGGTCTTTATGAATACAACACCATTGAGTTGATTTTGAGATGGGGTGGAAGTTTCCTATAGCTTGAATTTGTGTCGAGGGAAATGATGCATTTGTGGCTACCTGAAGAGGGaggacagcagcaggagctttCTTCTTTGGAATGGGTGCAGATGATTGGATGCAGAGAAGAACTGACAAGGGAATGAACCAAAGTGATATGTGTTTACTGTCGTAACGGGCATGATAATAAACTTCAGTAGATTTATGCAGGGAATGGACCTATCAAGTGTGGTGGCATCCAAAAAAGTATAAGTAAGTGAAAAGAACTAAAATATGAAAGTGACTGTCAACAAGACATGATGGATGCATTCTGTTTACAAAGACCTCTAGTGCTAGGATGATGGGCAATGgatgtaaactggagaggggcagatttagactggacattaggaagaatttcttcaccgtgagagtggtaAGACACTGGTCCAGGTtacccaggaaagctgtggctgccccatccctggaggcgttccaggccaggttggatgggccttgggcagcctgatctaatgggatatgtccctacccatggcagaggggttggaaatggatgggctttaaggtcccttccaacccaaactattctatgattctgtgattctatgatttattcaGTCCCGTAGAGAGAGCTCTTGTTTGTCTCACATCCTGTGGACAGTACTCTGAGCTCCCAATGCGTGGGAGGTGTACGCTGGTCGTACCCTGCTCATGGATATGAACAACATGGAAACAAACCATCTTTGAAGAGCTGTTTGTTAGCAGATGAAAACAACACACAAGCCTAGAAAAATTATCAGTTCTGTCCATTACATGTGGTTagtaaaaagcagaagaggaaaattatttttgagaatAAGATTTTCTGGCAGTTTGGGTCTTTTTAGAATGTAATTATTTCTAAGTGTTAGAATTCTTTGTGAACAGGCATATATATCTTATGGggctatttctttttattcccaaCTGACTCATGAGAGAATTTCCAAGAGTTTTAGCTAAGATGCAATCTgctttatagaaatattttatatttatgtgttTTGATTGATCTCCTTTTTTTCCGACTTTCTAGTTCAGGAAGTGTCTGATTCAGATGTTCAGCTGCAGTGCCATAGAAACTGCAGAGTCCAACATGAACCCAACTTCTGAAAGAGCAATGCTAACCCAGGACAAAAGAGGCAGCGAGATGTCCACCATAGCAGTACGTAGCACCGTTTCTAAGAGGAAAACCGGAGATGAACACAGAAATTGCCATACTTTCACTCAATTGgcagcttcagaaaacaaaatctatcCCGTGTAGCGTGGCAGATATGATCGTTGATGCAGTGCTACAGCATATTGCCTTGTTACCATCACTGAATACAAAAAGTGTTATCAGTGAGGACGTTTGGCTTCTGTGGACACTGGCTTTTGAGATTCTGGGCTCCTGAGTGCATATAAGAGTGTCTTAGCTCTGCAGTTGCAGTCGAACACTCAGCCATAGGGTGAGTCCCTTCCTCCACTGCATTCCTCTTCCCAATACACAGCCTACTTGCTCCCAGAAATAACAGCGGAGCCCAGTGCCGCTATGCTGGCACCTAACACAGTAATGATGGAGGAGTTTTATGCTGCTGAATGCTCCTGGATGAAAACATGAAGTGGCACACTGTTTCAACATGCTACTggacaaataaataacatatatCGCATACAGCTGACTCACTTTCAGCCAGTGGAtattcagggaagaaaagatcTGAGTGCTTTCCTTGGTTTGTTTGAGTATTTTTCActaataaaagcagaggaagcCAGAGGCTTCTGCACTTAGGTTTGTCCTTAGTGAGAACTTCATCTGGGCCACTAAGATCTCTAGCAGCTTGGGCAAGGCATCCAGACTCCCAAGcactattttatttaattaagcCCTATCAAGAGTTGATCATATCCTCTCTCTGCATCCCCTCTTTCCCAGAAAATCCTATGTACTCATGGCAGCTTTTGAAGTAAATTAGTTTAGACTATATGTTTATTGTAGGTCTCTTGCAACTAAACTACTCTGTTAACTCAGCTTTAGAAGAGGAGTTAGTAGGGTATAGGACAGTACAACTGGGCAGGAATGCTGGAGAAAGGATCAGTAGTACAGCTCAGAGTTGTGAAGCTGGGGTTTATGGGATGGAAGGTTTTCCCTGTACATACTTGCGAAGCGCAGAGCTAAGATCTATCATGTTCTTGAGACCACGTAGCTCCAGGTGACAACTATGACTTCTGTTTCAATTACAATTTCCAGAAATCCGTGGTTAAAGAATACAGAGTTTGTGTATGCGCTGGAGCATATTGGGTGTTGGTATTTCCATTTacacattttcacttttctcacTTCTGAGCTAGCACGTGCCTCTCTGGAGGCACCATCCTAGCCCAGCAGGCAACTCGCTGCAGCCAATGGCACCACACTGCTGTTCTCGCAGGAGCAGTTGTGTCTCTGATCTTCCAGATCTCAAATTCCTGTTTCTGCCTATGTCACATCCTTACTTCTTTTAACTGAGTTACCAATCCTGGCATAAATCATTAACTTCTTATTAATCCTTTGATATCAGAAGAAGGAGAGCAACATAAATATACTTtctgtaaacagtgaaaaagaagtttctAGCTTTTCATGGCTCTATTCCATCTCATGTATTTAATTCACACAATGACATGCAGCAATAGTTTTAGGTGTAGAAGAATAGCAGTTGTGCACATGTTAAACCAAACTATGAGTTTAATAAAGGCCATGAGTTTAATAAAGCCagacttttgttttaaacagccTTTGGTGAACGGTGTATGCAGTGTTGCTAAGACCTGGCATATCAGATTTTGAATCCTATATAAAATCTATACTTGAAtgcattttagaagaaaagataaGGAATGACtatatttaaatgctttagTATGGAAAACCATTATTTCTAGATCAGACATTAATACAGCACCAGCCAAAACAGATGTTGCTCCATACTGGCATAGAGAAGCTACATTAGCAACATACTGCACAGGCTTTAGCAATAGAAATGTAATGTGGAATGAACCATCGAGTATTCAgttttacttcaaaatattaCAATTTCTTTACACagaataaagacattttatttctaccagatttttcttcttttcttattttgttaagTTACAGTTTGAAAATCTACATTGCCCTGAAAAGGAATGACAGGTTACCTGAGATACTTGTGGTCAAACCTAGTCCCAGAGAGTACCTTGCTCAACTGGAAGTCAAGAATCATTCCTTCTGCAGATGAGGTTGTTGGTGGGCCAGGGAGAGGTAACACAGTGGAAAACAACCCCTGAAACTCTCACAAAGGCTGACTTCTTTCCAATTCTCGTGCTCAAGAAGTGACAAAGgctgcagctccctgccagTGGTGGGGGTACAGGCATGAGCAGCATGGCCCTGAGCCTTGGGGTGCTCGCATGGGCTGCTCTGCCACCCATTCGTGCTCGGGACCCCTCACAACATTCACACTGATGAATGTAGAGAATAATTCAGCCCCCATATTTATGCACAGTCCTGGCTTTCtgatgcattttgttttccGTCATTGAAGGCAATCTAAACACTGAAGCAACGTGGGGCTGTTCACCCCTTCTCCACGTCACCAGTTTTCTCATGGAGATGCGCTGGGAGAGTCCCACTGTCTGCAGCTCCCACTTCTGAAGGCAAAGGGGAGCCTGGCGGGGGAGGAAGGGTCTGCAGGCTATAGTGGATCTGACATCCAAGGCAAACGTTATAATAGGTAACTCTGCACACCTGCTTTAGGTAACTGctcgtgattttttttttcatcaaatacCTAAGAATTATTCAACAAGATATTTCCGTAAAAGATCCTTGATAAATCCATAGGGAAAAAGGGATCCAAGTGGTATTCCTCTTAATTCATCCTGGAttcaaaattaatctgaattttattctttttatattttctgagtAGAAGGATTGTTCAAATTGGAAGGGCCTGGTTTCATTTTAGAATGGTAATATCCAAAGAGGGGAGTTACTCTATAAATAACATCAGAAGCTGCACACATGAGAATTGACTGCGAGACATCGGTGGTCTTTGTATTCACCTCACAAATTCGATGAGGTGATTGTCTCCTACAGGATAATTTTGGTCTCTGTAGGCTTGAACTTCTGCAGTGCTCAATCTTAAACTCAAACTATGAAGCTCATTCTGACAGCCACATCCTTTCATGATTCATGTTCTTCAACATTATTCCCGAAGGATCTAGAGCAGAAATATGAATAGATACCGATGcctcttttaaatgttttggaaatatGGTGAGACAGGAAGGGTATGGTATTCCATTATTATTTGTATGCACATTTTTATGCTTATTAGTCTGTTAAAACAGTGAGATATGacttgaaagcaaaaattcttgcatttaaacctcagattttctctttcaaggaTATGTTGACCTAGGTTAATCACATGTTAATGGTATTAGATATATTAAATCATGAAGAATTGGCAGAAGTGTTcgtatttaattaaaagtaacAGAACTATTTTATCTCCTGAGAAGGTGAGGATACATAGAGCTCTGTGGTACTAAATAGAGCATCAAAACTTCAGtaaaggtgaagaaaaacacaaagtgGAAATGCATGGAAAAACCTTAGAAAATAGCAAGTTACATTGAGATTTGCTATCTGATAACTGGCTTTATCATCCTCAATACAAGTCACTCCTGATGAAGTGGTACTGGTGAGACTTTTAGACTGTTTCACCGAGGAAATCTTGGTTTGCCACTATAAATTAATTAAGGACACCACTTTGTAAAGATGGTCAAAGACTGTGTCTCCAACTAACAAAAAATGGGAACACACCCACATAATACAGGAACAGCCAGTGTAGGGTTAGCTGTAGGTCACATCACCATTGTGTGTGGTGGGGTGGATACTCTGACGTCAAGCTTTGAATTACTGCCCTCAAAACATTATAGGGAAGGGTATTCATAGCAAAGCTTTAGGGCAGTGCTCACATTTCAGCCGCAGAGCAGACAAATAACCTTGGCTTCTTTATGTGAAGAAGGGAGAACTACAGCACAATAGGAACAAAACAGGAATCCTCAGATGAGAGAACCCATGCTGAAAAGTCACAGCATTAAGTCCTGCTTCCTCTTGCCTGGTCATAAACCAGTGTTAGAACGAGGAGGTAAGATTTTCTCCCCAAGCTGAGTACAAGGATCCACACTGCGACAGCCACCTGAGCACCTTCAGAGCCGAAAGATCTAATGTGAGGGGTTCTGTGCAAAAATCAATTgtcatattcattttttttccagggaaacaGCATTGAATTAACTTTCAGGGACTGACTTTTGGAACAagatttctttcaaagttttttagaaactgcagcattttctgtactttttttgGTTATAAAGTtggaaaataataagaaaacgGGGAAAAACCCTATTTTC
Coding sequences within:
- the LOC104063110 gene encoding opsin-VA, coding for MDAFKAPENESLLSNSSGPTRWDPFRRPLDSIQPWNFRLLAAVMLVVTSLSLAENLAVILVTFKFKQLRQPVNYVIVNLSVADFLVSLIGGIISFLTNLKGYFYMGYWACVLEGFAVTFFGIVALWSLALLAFERYIVICRPLGNMHLRGKHAALGIVFVWTFSFVWTIPPTMGWSSYTTSKIGTTCEPNWYSGAYRDHTYIIAFFITCFVVPLLVILVSYGKLMRKLRKVSDTQGRLGSTRKPERQVTRMVVVMIIAFLICWTPYAAFSILVTAHPSIELDPRLAAIPAFFSKTATVYNPIIYVFMNKQFRKCLIQMFSCSAIETAESNMNPTSERAMLTQDKRGSEMSTIAVRSTVSKRKTGDEHRNCHTFTQLAASENKIYPV